The proteins below come from a single Peromyscus eremicus chromosome 22, PerEre_H2_v1, whole genome shotgun sequence genomic window:
- the Rhob gene encoding rho-related GTP-binding protein RhoB, with protein MAAIRKKLVVVGDGACGKTCLLIVFSKDEFPEVYVPTVFENYVADIEVDGKQVELALWDTAGQEDYDRLRPLSYPDTDVILMCFSVDSPDSLENIPEKWVPEVKHFCPNVPIILVANKKDLRSDEHVRTELARMKQEPVRTDDGRAMAVRIQAYDYLECSAKTKEGVREVFETATRAALQKRYGSQNGCINCCKVL; from the coding sequence ATGGCGGCCATCCGCAAGAAGCTGGTGGTGGTGGGCGACGGCGCGTGCGGCAAGACGTGCCTGCTGATCGTGTTCAGCAAGGACGAGTTCCCCGAGGTGTACGTGCCCACCGTGTTCGAGAACTATGTGGCGGACATCGAGGTGGACGGCAAGCAGGTGGAGCTGGCGCTGTGGGACACGGCCGGCCAGGAGGACTACGATCGTTTACGGCCGCTCTCTTACCCGGACACCGACGTCATCCTTATGTGCTTCTCGGTGGACAGCCCGGACTCGCTGGAGAACATCCCCGAGAAGTGGGTGCCTGAGGTAAAGCACTTCTGCCCCAATGTGCCCATCATCCTGGTGGCCAACAAGAAAGACCTGCGCAGCGATGAGCATGTCCGCACCGAGCTGGCCCGAATGAAGCAGGAGCCAGTGCGCACGGATGACGGCCGCGCCATGGCGGTGCGCATCCAAGCCTATGACTACCTCGAGTGCTCGGCCAAGACCAAGGAGGGCGTGCGCGAGGTCTTCGAGACGGCCACGCGCGCCGCGCTGCAGAAGCGCTACGGCTCCCAGAATGGTTGCATCAACTGCTGCAAGGTGCTATGA